From one Brachypodium distachyon strain Bd21 chromosome 4, Brachypodium_distachyon_v3.0, whole genome shotgun sequence genomic stretch:
- the LOC100828336 gene encoding transcription factor MYB20, with product MGRQPCCDKVGLKKGPWTAEEDQKLVSFLLSNGQCCWRAVPKLAGLLRCGKSCRLRWTNYLRPDLKRGLLSESEEKTVIELHAELGNRWSKIASHLPGRTDNEIKNHWNTHIKKKLKKMGIDPATHKPLLHSASAPPPPPQQNSLEEKATAVVAATTGRVQDEFCADDAIMQLLDDIILPCDVVVAPAPLDTTDSSPAESSSSSSSLGGGFEDDCWLPQMMEWPAESMYLMGLDDMVTGPAAASAWEFEDPFNTYQRIALFDHQDTWA from the exons ATGGGGAGGCAGCCGTGCTGCGACAAGGTGGGCCTGAAGAAGGGGCCctggacggcggaggaggaccaGAAGCTCGTCAGCTTCCTCCTCAGCAACGGCCAATGCTGCTGGCGCGCCGTCCCCAAGCTCGCCG GGCTGCTCCGGTGTGGGAAGAGCTGCCGGCTGCGGTGGACCAACTACCTCCGGCCGGACCTGAAGCGCGGGCTGCtgtcggagtcggaggagaAGACGGTGATCGAGCTGCACGCGGAGCTGGGCAACCGGTGGTCCAAGATCGCGTCCCACCTGCCCGGCCGGACCGACAACGAGATCAAGAACCACTGGAACACGCACATCAAGaagaagctcaagaagatgGGCATCGACCCGGCCACCCACAAGCCCCTCCTCCACTCCGCCTccgctcctccccctcctccccagcagAATTCGCTTGAGGAGAAGGCAACTGCCGTCGTTGCTGCCACGACGGGGAGAGTGCAGGACGAATTCTGCGCCGACGACGCGATCATGCAGCTGCTGGACGACATCATCTTGCCGTGCGACGTCGTCGTGGCACCGGCACCGCTCGACACCACGGATTCATCGCCGGCTgagtcatcgtcgtcgtcgtcgagttTGGGTGGGGGGTTTGAGGATGACTGCTGGCTGCCGCAGATGATGGAGTGGCCGGCCGAGTCGATGTACCTGATGGGGCTGGACGACATGGTCAccggaccggcggcggcgtcggcgtggGAGTTCGAGGACCCGTTCAACACGTACCAGAGGATCGCCCTGTTTGATCACCAGGACACATGGGCTTGA